The candidate division KSB1 bacterium genome has a segment encoding these proteins:
- a CDS encoding radical SAM protein produces MTITFRQSPRLTGELFTHYMNEMSSTVFDDRWILAQRPAKNPVNPWRPYSHWVEKERTPDGRIEDVATIFLTNRECPFRCLMCDLWKNTTDDRVPDGAIPAQIRWALERLAPARHVKLYNSGNFFDAQAIPPADFPAIAMLLESFQTVIVESHPRLVNKSCLAWRDLLKPRLQVAMGLETVHPEVLKRLNKRMTLKDFERATQYLTQNGILVRAFVLLRPPFLDELDGRKWAKRSIDFAFNVGVECCVIIPTRGGNGAMERLQERGLFSSPRIESLEEVLEYGIRLKRGRVFADLWDIEKFASCAICRAKRLQRMRRLNLTQMIEPFIHCDCNQDMMSRENAKVAVS; encoded by the coding sequence TTGACCATCACTTTCCGGCAAAGCCCGCGACTTACCGGCGAGCTTTTTACGCATTATATGAATGAGATGTCCTCGACTGTTTTTGATGACCGTTGGATTTTGGCGCAACGGCCGGCGAAAAATCCGGTCAATCCCTGGCGCCCCTATTCCCATTGGGTTGAAAAAGAACGAACACCGGATGGCCGTATCGAAGATGTCGCGACAATTTTCCTGACGAATCGGGAATGTCCCTTCCGCTGCCTGATGTGCGACCTCTGGAAGAACACCACGGATGATCGCGTTCCCGACGGCGCAATCCCCGCCCAAATTCGCTGGGCGTTGGAGCGGCTCGCTCCGGCGCGACACGTCAAATTATACAACAGCGGCAACTTTTTCGACGCCCAGGCGATTCCGCCGGCGGATTTTCCAGCGATCGCAATGCTGCTCGAATCATTCCAAACAGTCATCGTCGAAAGCCATCCGCGCCTGGTCAATAAAAGTTGTTTGGCGTGGCGGGATTTGCTGAAACCCCGCTTGCAAGTCGCCATGGGTTTGGAAACCGTGCATCCGGAGGTGCTCAAGCGGCTGAACAAGCGAATGACGCTGAAAGATTTCGAGCGCGCCACGCAATATCTCACCCAAAACGGCATATTGGTTCGCGCCTTTGTGCTGCTTCGGCCTCCCTTTCTCGACGAACTCGACGGCAGAAAGTGGGCCAAGCGCTCCATTGATTTCGCCTTCAATGTCGGGGTGGAATGTTGCGTGATTATTCCCACGCGGGGAGGGAATGGGGCGATGGAGCGTCTGCAAGAACGAGGCTTGTTTTCATCGCCGCGAATCGAATCGCTGGAAGAAGTGCTCGAGTATGGCATCCGGCTGAAACGCGGGCGTGTGTTTGCCGACCTTTGGGATATTGAAAAGTTTGCCTCATGTGCGATCTGCCGCGCGAAACGTCTTCAAAGGATGCGCCGTCTGAACCTGACACAGATGATCGAACCCTTCATACATTGCGATTGCAACCAAGACATGATGAGTCGAGAAAATGCCAAAGTCGCCGTATCGTGA
- a CDS encoding asparagine synthase-related protein, giving the protein MQSLQRVVDLTDPAKNVIYNMTVDDARKLLASGKMDVRSIDGQFALVAVSGQTVRLARTIGRPLRYFIAKRAEGPCLVAADRIDTIANFLKSEGLDDQFHPSYTRMAPAHYVTEIALLGCPDPNPTYQRFFTPQRNALSSNVEEIGRIYMQSLYQEIVKWLQNRATIGPVGVLFSGGIDSGSVFLLTYHAMLQLGSNPARLKAFTLAVDGGGEDLAQARRFLEKLGLALFLEPIEVSRDQINWQETIRVVEDYKPLDIQSAAMNLALCRGIRRRYPEWRYLIDGDGGDENLKDYPIEENPELTIRSVLSNMMLYQEGWGVDSIKHSLTYSGGLSRAYTRTYAPASLLGFEGFSPYTLPNVMDVAEAIPFIVLTEWDHEKLYRLKGEIVSEGIKAITGLDMPVFPKRRFQHGAISRTLFDHHFPAKPATYRRAFYALYE; this is encoded by the coding sequence ATGCAATCCCTCCAACGTGTGGTTGACTTAACCGACCCGGCAAAAAATGTCATTTATAACATGACGGTCGACGACGCCAGGAAACTTCTGGCAAGCGGCAAAATGGATGTTCGTTCCATCGACGGCCAATTCGCGTTGGTCGCGGTGAGCGGCCAAACGGTGCGCCTGGCGCGCACGATCGGCCGACCGTTGCGATATTTTATCGCCAAGCGTGCTGAGGGACCTTGTCTGGTGGCCGCCGATCGCATCGATACGATTGCGAACTTCCTGAAAAGCGAAGGATTGGATGATCAGTTCCACCCTTCCTATACACGCATGGCGCCGGCGCATTATGTGACTGAAATTGCCCTGCTGGGCTGCCCGGATCCCAATCCAACCTATCAACGATTTTTTACTCCCCAACGCAACGCCCTCAGCTCGAATGTGGAAGAAATCGGCAGGATATACATGCAGAGCTTGTATCAGGAAATTGTCAAATGGCTGCAAAATCGTGCCACCATCGGGCCTGTTGGTGTGCTGTTTTCCGGAGGAATCGACAGCGGATCTGTTTTTTTGTTAACCTATCATGCCATGTTGCAACTCGGCTCGAATCCCGCGCGACTCAAAGCTTTTACGCTGGCGGTTGATGGCGGCGGCGAAGATTTGGCCCAGGCCCGGCGCTTTCTGGAAAAACTGGGGCTGGCTTTATTTCTGGAGCCTATCGAAGTTTCTCGCGATCAAATAAATTGGCAGGAAACGATTCGCGTGGTCGAGGATTACAAACCTCTCGACATCCAGTCCGCGGCAATGAATCTGGCTTTATGCCGGGGCATTCGCCGGCGTTATCCGGAGTGGCGATATCTGATTGATGGCGACGGCGGGGATGAAAATTTGAAGGATTATCCCATTGAGGAGAATCCGGAGCTGACCATTCGAAGCGTCCTGAGCAACATGATGCTTTATCAGGAAGGATGGGGCGTTGATTCCATCAAGCATTCCCTGACCTATTCCGGCGGGCTGAGCCGCGCTTACACGCGAACCTACGCGCCGGCGAGCCTGTTGGGCTTCGAAGGTTTCAGCCCATACACCCTTCCCAACGTCATGGACGTGGCTGAAGCGATACCGTTCATTGTTTTAACCGAATGGGATCATGAGAAGTTGTATCGGCTCAAAGGCGAGATCGTCTCCGAAGGCATAAAAGCGATCACCGGTTTGGACATGCCGGTGTTCCCGAAGCGCCGGTTTCAACACGGCGCCATATCACGCACGCTTTTTGACCATCACTTTCCGGCAAAGCCCGCGACTTACCGGCGAGCTTTTTACGCATTATATGAATGA